One Psychrosphaera aestuarii DNA window includes the following coding sequences:
- a CDS encoding TonB-dependent receptor encodes MNINPITTALALALVSSGLTVANATAAEEVEKKAEKSKMEAITVTATKRSQVIYEVPIAMSAFSGADLDTQGITGITDVGKFVPNLNITGFSAGHTSSANPFIRGIGLQDHLITTDPGVSVYVDGVYLGRQVGQNWNLQNIDRIEVLRGPQGTLYGRNSIGGAINIITKQPDANPVTKLSAEVGTRGRLKGDVFVNRAVNEDLAINISAGFNRRDGLGKFINLPEAKYDVGESQEFHGRFSLKYKVTDDLKIVVTADANDGEGGLRPYTTKINEVPTGAYYTGERFGSPLPSGPLRNSDVAANPFDNATGTIEVTEVNNSASGVSFTADYNISDTLGSKFIISNRSSEYKAGLDDDGTIYALDHYPERGEADQTSVELQLNGYYGDVDFVSGLYWFTEEGSNRQGEDSSFNGGSNMLELDQKTTSKAVFVNLGYDVTTDLRVSGGLRYTTDKKEATANVGIGPTYAEDDWSQVSYDLSANYTLENGLNIYSSIQSGYQGGQFPARPYCLFGNPECFVASDNITAVNYEIGLKGEVTSDFNMSIALFNTNYEDLPYQVNTTSEAGFDTRNLVVTQTSQGVEWESTAYLTDSFSLHTSLGYINVDVDEQDGVKPVAPLTPKFTASISPAYVFDLDDGSTINARIDYSFRDEMYGEPSADEGRMTTVESRSLVNFDISYAPAGADWKVSLYGRNIFDKRYDDARLNTGDYLLVIKSNDASEFGVRYSSSF; translated from the coding sequence ATGAACATTAATCCTATAACTACTGCGTTGGCGTTGGCGCTAGTTTCATCAGGTCTGACTGTTGCCAATGCGACAGCAGCGGAAGAAGTTGAGAAAAAAGCTGAAAAATCGAAAATGGAAGCGATTACGGTAACTGCAACCAAGCGTTCACAGGTTATTTATGAAGTTCCAATTGCAATGAGTGCATTTAGCGGAGCAGATTTAGATACGCAAGGCATAACAGGCATCACAGATGTTGGTAAATTTGTACCAAATCTAAATATCACAGGATTTTCTGCCGGCCATACATCTTCGGCTAACCCATTCATACGCGGAATTGGACTACAAGATCACCTAATTACCACGGATCCTGGTGTTAGTGTATATGTAGATGGTGTTTACTTAGGTCGTCAAGTTGGACAAAACTGGAACTTACAAAATATTGATCGCATAGAGGTACTTCGTGGACCGCAAGGTACATTGTATGGTCGTAACTCTATTGGTGGTGCAATAAACATTATTACTAAACAGCCAGATGCTAATCCGGTTACAAAGTTATCAGCTGAGGTTGGGACACGAGGGCGATTAAAAGGTGACGTTTTTGTTAACCGTGCAGTTAACGAAGATTTGGCAATTAATATTAGCGCTGGGTTTAATCGCAGAGATGGACTTGGTAAGTTTATCAATCTACCAGAAGCAAAATATGATGTTGGCGAGAGTCAAGAGTTTCACGGTCGATTTTCTTTAAAGTACAAAGTTACCGATGATTTAAAAATTGTTGTTACTGCTGATGCTAATGATGGTGAAGGTGGCTTAAGACCATATACAACTAAAATTAACGAAGTGCCTACTGGCGCATATTACACAGGCGAGCGTTTTGGATCGCCACTACCATCAGGTCCATTACGAAATTCTGACGTTGCCGCAAATCCTTTTGATAACGCTACCGGTACAATTGAAGTAACAGAGGTAAACAACAGCGCAAGTGGTGTTTCATTTACTGCGGATTACAATATATCTGATACTTTAGGTTCAAAATTCATTATCAGTAACCGTAGTTCTGAATACAAAGCCGGTTTAGACGATGATGGAACCATTTACGCATTAGATCACTACCCAGAGCGTGGTGAAGCGGATCAAACCTCAGTTGAGCTACAATTAAACGGCTATTATGGTGATGTAGATTTTGTTTCTGGTTTATATTGGTTTACCGAAGAAGGCAGTAATCGCCAAGGCGAAGACTCTAGCTTTAATGGCGGTTCAAACATGCTAGAGCTAGATCAAAAGACGACGAGTAAAGCCGTGTTTGTTAATCTAGGTTACGATGTAACTACAGATCTTCGTGTATCAGGCGGTTTACGTTATACAACCGACAAAAAAGAAGCCACCGCAAATGTAGGTATTGGTCCAACTTACGCTGAAGATGATTGGAGCCAAGTTAGCTACGATTTATCTGCAAATTATACGTTAGAAAACGGTTTAAACATTTACTCTAGCATTCAAAGTGGCTATCAAGGTGGACAGTTCCCAGCACGTCCATACTGTTTATTTGGCAACCCAGAGTGTTTTGTTGCATCAGACAACATTACGGCCGTAAACTACGAAATTGGATTAAAGGGTGAGGTAACAAGCGACTTTAATATGAGTATTGCGTTATTCAATACTAACTATGAAGATCTTCCTTATCAGGTTAATACAACATCGGAAGCTGGTTTCGATACACGTAACTTAGTGGTAACGCAAACTTCACAGGGCGTAGAGTGGGAAAGTACGGCTTACTTAACGGATAGCTTCTCTCTTCACACCAGTCTAGGTTACATTAATGTTGATGTAGACGAACAAGACGGCGTAAAACCAGTAGCGCCACTTACGCCTAAGTTTACCGCATCGATTAGCCCAGCCTATGTATTTGATTTAGATGATGGTTCAACTATCAACGCCAGAATCGATTACTCGTTTAGAGACGAAATGTATGGTGAGCCAAGTGCAGATGAAGGTCGAATGACAACTGTTGAATCTCGTTCACTAGTAAACTTTGACATTTCTTATGCTCCTGCAGGCGCTGATTGGAAAGTTTCACTTTACGGTCGTAACATTTTCGACAAACGTTATGATGATGCAAGATTAAACACTGGCGATTACTTATTGGTAATTAAGAGCAATGATGCAAGTGAGTTTGGTGTACGCTACAGCTCAAGCTTTTAA
- a CDS encoding amidase, producing MTLFNRRTPAVLFTATIFATSFVSECIANQGLTTTQLEHYTSTKSIAELQQLIKSGELTSKQLTQFYIDKIEKEDHKYNSVISINPNAIAQAEALDKSISNYKKDLPSLFGMPILLKDNIETKELATTAGSLILKNNRTNRDAQLTENLRSAGAIILGKTNLSEWANFRSERSSSGWSAIGGQTKNPNDVTTTPCGSSSGSGAAVAANFAIAAIGTETNGSITCPAAVNGVVGVKPSVGLVSRFGIVPISPSQDTAGPMTKNVDDAQRVLFAMQGRDKRDAETLVKGINPVGLISSPLQPQELKIGVLYSSAESHEQVKQILGATLRKLTNQGVKLVDGLKFEPYDGFWNDGYTQLLREFKTSLNLYFAELPNDIPDELNSLTLKDVIAFNEANSEAEMSYFQQEIFLKSEATEGMSTQKYKNLKKKLKRVTGKEGIDKLLKEHELDALIAITRGPAWKIDLVNGDHSNGGVSTFSAISGYPHITIPAGKLHGLPIGLSIMTSFGEDEKALRVSKAIENILEK from the coding sequence ATGACATTGTTTAATCGACGTACTCCTGCTGTATTGTTTACAGCGACCATTTTTGCTACCAGCTTTGTATCAGAGTGTATAGCAAATCAAGGCTTAACAACCACCCAATTAGAACATTACACCTCAACTAAATCGATTGCCGAACTTCAACAATTGATTAAATCAGGCGAGTTAACCAGCAAACAATTAACTCAGTTTTATATCGATAAAATTGAAAAAGAAGATCATAAATACAATAGTGTCATCTCAATTAACCCAAATGCTATTGCCCAGGCAGAAGCATTAGATAAGTCAATTTCTAACTATAAAAAAGATCTGCCTTCTTTGTTCGGTATGCCTATTTTATTGAAAGACAATATTGAAACTAAGGAACTGGCAACAACGGCAGGGTCCTTAATCTTAAAAAACAATAGAACAAACAGAGATGCCCAATTAACTGAAAACTTACGTTCCGCTGGCGCTATCATACTAGGTAAAACAAATTTAAGTGAGTGGGCTAATTTCCGTTCTGAACGTTCTTCAAGCGGTTGGAGCGCTATCGGCGGCCAAACTAAAAATCCAAATGACGTGACAACTACACCTTGCGGCTCTAGTTCTGGTTCAGGTGCGGCGGTTGCAGCAAATTTCGCCATCGCAGCAATTGGAACCGAAACTAATGGTTCAATTACCTGTCCTGCAGCGGTGAATGGTGTTGTTGGTGTTAAGCCAAGCGTCGGTTTAGTGAGTCGTTTTGGTATTGTTCCAATTTCACCTTCTCAAGATACCGCTGGGCCTATGACTAAAAACGTTGACGATGCACAACGTGTACTTTTTGCGATGCAAGGCCGAGATAAAAGAGACGCCGAAACATTGGTAAAAGGGATTAACCCTGTTGGTTTAATAAGTTCACCTTTACAGCCACAAGAACTTAAAATAGGGGTGTTATATTCAAGTGCAGAATCACACGAACAGGTTAAACAAATCTTAGGTGCTACTCTGCGTAAACTGACAAACCAGGGCGTTAAGTTAGTTGACGGTTTAAAATTTGAGCCATATGACGGATTCTGGAATGACGGTTACACTCAATTATTACGAGAGTTTAAAACGTCATTAAATTTATACTTTGCTGAGTTACCAAATGATATTCCTGATGAACTAAACTCATTGACCTTAAAAGATGTAATAGCGTTTAATGAAGCAAATAGTGAAGCGGAAATGTCCTATTTCCAACAAGAAATATTCTTAAAGTCAGAAGCCACTGAAGGTATGTCAACGCAAAAATATAAAAACCTAAAGAAAAAATTAAAACGTGTTACAGGCAAAGAGGGTATCGACAAACTTCTAAAAGAACATGAATTAGACGCTCTAATCGCTATAACTCGTGGGCCAGCTTGGAAAATAGACTTGGTAAATGGCGACCATAGTAACGGCGGTGTCTCTACATTTTCTGCAATCTCAGGTTATCCACACATAACTATACCTGCTGGTAAGCTTCACGGATTACCAATCGGTTTATCAATAATGACAAGTTTTGGTGAAGATGAAAAAGCGTTACGTGTTTCAAAAGCTATTGAAAATATTTTGGAGAAGTAG
- a CDS encoding HD domain-containing protein produces MNVLQSQINFIAEMDLLKSVKRKALIKSDGNRYENSAEHSWHICMAASVLQEHIDEPIDLMRVTQMLLIHDVVEIDAGDTFAFAPQADLDKQFELEDKAAKRIFGLLPAHQQQYFYELFLEFERSETVNSKFAKAIDRILPLIQNMQNDGGSWAQHSIKRSQVLARNHGLQDVSMSLWNYVQEQIDIATEKGWLLNA; encoded by the coding sequence ATGAACGTTTTGCAATCGCAAATAAATTTTATTGCTGAGATGGATCTCTTAAAGTCGGTTAAAAGAAAAGCACTGATTAAATCAGACGGTAACCGTTACGAAAATAGTGCAGAGCATAGTTGGCACATCTGTATGGCTGCATCCGTGTTACAAGAGCATATTGACGAGCCGATTGATTTAATGCGCGTTACCCAGATGTTACTCATACACGACGTTGTCGAAATAGATGCAGGCGATACCTTTGCCTTTGCACCACAAGCTGATTTAGATAAACAGTTTGAGCTTGAAGACAAAGCGGCCAAACGAATTTTTGGTTTGTTACCAGCGCATCAGCAACAGTATTTCTATGAATTATTTCTGGAGTTTGAGCGTTCAGAAACAGTTAATAGTAAGTTTGCTAAAGCAATAGACAGAATATTACCGCTTATTCAAAACATGCAAAATGATGGCGGAAGTTGGGCGCAGCACAGTATTAAACGATCTCAGGTTTTAGCAAGAAATCATGGTTTACAGGATGTATCAATGTCACTGTGGAATTATGTGCAAGAACAAATAGATATAGCAACAGAAAAAGGCTGGCTTTTAAACGCTTAA
- a CDS encoding VF530 family DNA-binding protein — protein sequence MNNQPNNPLHGVKLADVVTKLVEHYGWDELSARVNINCFKNDPSIKSSLKFLRKTEWARNEVEALYVDTFLQPSPWGKV from the coding sequence TTGAATAATCAACCAAATAACCCGTTACATGGTGTAAAACTAGCGGACGTAGTTACAAAACTAGTAGAGCATTATGGCTGGGACGAGCTTAGCGCTCGAGTTAATATCAATTGCTTTAAAAACGACCCGTCCATCAAGTCTTCGTTAAAGTTTTTAAGAAAGACTGAATGGGCTCGTAACGAAGTTGAAGCACTTTATGTTGACACTTTTTTACAGCCGTCACCTTGGGGAAAGGTTTAA